The stretch of DNA CCTGACACAATAGAACAAAATAACAACTATTGTTTTCAAAACCTGATCTTTCTCTAAAATTAACTTAATTATTAATTAAGAATGGAATTACTTGAATATCAAGCTAAAGAATTGTTTCGTGAGGTGGGAATACCTGTTTTACCATCCCAAAAGATTGCAGAACCTAGAGAACTAAAAAAATTACAAATTCCTTATCCTGTGGTTTTAAAATCTCAAGTAAAAGTAGGAGGACGAGGCAAAGCTGGTGGTATTCGTTTTGTAGCTAATACTATTGATGCGATCGCTGCTGCTCGGGCAATTTTTAATTTGTCTATTTTAGGTGAATATCCGAAATTTATTCTTGCAGAAGCTCAATTTAACGCAGAGCAGGAGTTTTTTCTGGCGGTTGTGTTAGATTACGATCTTCAATGCCCTGTACTGTTGGGTTCAGCCACGGGAGGAATGAATGTTGAACTGTTATTAGAAAATTTACAGAAAGTTGTAGTTGAAAACAATTTCTCTTCTTTTTTGGCTCGTCGTTTGGCTGTCAAAATGGGACTCAAATCTCATTTGCTTCAATCTGTTAGTGATGTGATTGAAAAAATGTATCGTCTCTTTCAGGAAAAAGATTTGGAGTTAATTGAAATTAATCCTTTAGGGGTCAATGCTTCTGGTCAATTAATGGCTTTGGATGGCAAAATTACGGTCAATGATTATGCTTGGGCAAGACATCAAGAGTTAACTGCTTTAAATTCAGTTAATCAAGTTTCAGAAATACCTGATTCTACTCAACCACAATGGTCTTGGTACGATGATAAAGGTAAAGTAGCGATCATTTGTAATCATCCAGATTTGGCTTTATTAACCTGGGATTTAGTTGCTCAAAGTAAAGGCAAACCTGCTTGTTGTGCGGTTATTTCAGAAGTTAATTCTGTTTTAACTGCATCTGAACAACTACACCAAGTTTTAGCTCAGTTACCTGACCTTAAAGGGCTTAAAGTCATTTTAATTAATGTTTTGACCGACCAAGCAACCGAGCAAGAATTGATTGAAGCGATCGCTGAATATTTAGAAATTATCATTGAACCACAATCTAAATCAACTGGGGAAGAAAGACAATTAGTTGCTAATGGTGCTTTAGTTCGTTCTCGACCTACTTCAGTCAATAAATCTTTTGTCAATCGCAAACCTTTGTCTTCAGTCAAATTTGTTTTGCGTTTTCTTAGCTCTAAACTGGATTGGTTTCCAGAAACAGAATCAGAACAACAGGTTTATTGTGCAGAAAATCTAGAAGAGGCTGTTGCTCAAGCAATTAGTTTGGTTAAATCTAAGTAGTTTATTTCAGTGACCAGTTATCAGTTATCAGTTATCAGTTATCAGTTATCAGTTATCAGTTATCAGTTATCAGAAAATAGTAGATAATAGGCAACCAGGTTGTAAATTTTCTGCCTTCTGCTTTTTACTTTTTCTTAATCAGTTAATTTTAATAAATATATGAATTTGTCTTCACGCAGTCGGATTTTAATCCAGGGAATTGACTCTCCTGTAGCTAGTGACTACGCTCTCCAAATGAAAGCCTATGGAACTAAAATTGTGGCAGGAATTAGCGCAGGTTTAGGAGGAGAAACAATCGCAGAAATTCCCGTGTTCGATCTGGTCGAAGATGCGATCGCTACAGTAGGCAAAGTTGAAGCGACTTTAATTTTTGTTCATCCTTATCAAGTTCTTGATGCAGCTAAAGAAGCTTTGGCTGCTAAAATTCCAAGAATTATTTTGCTAACTAATGGTGTTCCTCCTTTAGATTTGATTTGTCTTCTACAAGAGGCGAAGAAAACCAATACTCTAATTTTAGGGCCTGGAAGCAGTGGGATTATTCTTCCTGAAAAAATTAGTTTAGGTAAACTTAATCTCCAGTTATATACTGCAGGCAAAATTGGCTTAATTAGTAGTAGCGAATCTTTAGCTTACGAAGTAGTTTTGGAGTTAAATCGAGTTGGGTTAGGACAATCTTTGGTGGTGACAATTGGCAATGAACCAATGATTGGTTCTAATTTTCAACAGTGGTTATCGATCTTGGCAACAGACAGTAGTACCGAAGCAATAATTTTAATTGGACAACCAGAATCAAGTCATCTCGAAGTTGCTAATTATTATCGTACTGCTAAGTTAAAAAAACCAGTCATTGCCTATTTAGTAGGATTGAACGCTCCCAAAGAAAAAATCTATCGAGATGCGACTACCATTATTGCCAATCAACTATCCTATTCTGTTTCTACTGATAATAACGACAATGAAATTATTAATGCTTTAAAACAAGCAGGTGTTTTAATCGCTAAATGTCCTTCAGAAATTTCTACTTTACTTTCTAAAAGTCTATCAGCCGAAAAGTTAGCTCAAAAAAATTAGCAATTTTTGGTTTTATTCCTGTTGATGGGAAAACTGGTAAGCACCCAACCAAGCAAGTGCGATCGCAAAAATCAACAAAATAGGAATCGAATACCAGGGAAATTGGGATAAAGGTAAATAAGCAGCAGCCCTTAAACCAATACTAGTATAGGTTAAGGGTAAACAATAAACCACTACTTTGAGTAAACCTGGTAAATTGCTAGGATCGAAGAAAGTACCGCCCAAGAAAGACATTGGTA from Stanieria cyanosphaera PCC 7437 encodes:
- a CDS encoding succinate--CoA ligase subunit alpha encodes the protein MNLSSRSRILIQGIDSPVASDYALQMKAYGTKIVAGISAGLGGETIAEIPVFDLVEDAIATVGKVEATLIFVHPYQVLDAAKEALAAKIPRIILLTNGVPPLDLICLLQEAKKTNTLILGPGSSGIILPEKISLGKLNLQLYTAGKIGLISSSESLAYEVVLELNRVGLGQSLVVTIGNEPMIGSNFQQWLSILATDSSTEAIILIGQPESSHLEVANYYRTAKLKKPVIAYLVGLNAPKEKIYRDATTIIANQLSYSVSTDNNDNEIINALKQAGVLIAKCPSEISTLLSKSLSAEKLAQKN
- a CDS encoding ATP-grasp domain-containing protein; the encoded protein is MELLEYQAKELFREVGIPVLPSQKIAEPRELKKLQIPYPVVLKSQVKVGGRGKAGGIRFVANTIDAIAAARAIFNLSILGEYPKFILAEAQFNAEQEFFLAVVLDYDLQCPVLLGSATGGMNVELLLENLQKVVVENNFSSFLARRLAVKMGLKSHLLQSVSDVIEKMYRLFQEKDLELIEINPLGVNASGQLMALDGKITVNDYAWARHQELTALNSVNQVSEIPDSTQPQWSWYDDKGKVAIICNHPDLALLTWDLVAQSKGKPACCAVISEVNSVLTASEQLHQVLAQLPDLKGLKVILINVLTDQATEQELIEAIAEYLEIIIEPQSKSTGEERQLVANGALVRSRPTSVNKSFVNRKPLSSVKFVLRFLSSKLDWFPETESEQQVYCAENLEEAVAQAISLVKSK